CTTGGTTCCGTTGTGGCCCGACCCGGTGGTGTTTTCCAGGCCGACGCGCGGAACCCCGATACCATTATGCAAGACGTTGATGATCCAGGACGCCTTGAAACAGATCTCGGAAGCCTTTTCTTGGTCGACCTTCTTGCCCCACCGATGTTGCAAGAGGCCCCTCTCGATCGAGTCCCAATCTTGCGAGCAGAATGATTTGACACGTTCCTGATACGTGTTAAAGTCGTACGCCTTATCCTTGTGACCCATCTCAAAAATCTCATGCGTGGTATGCCAATATTCGCTGATTCCGATGAAATGGTTCACATCAAAATCGATCGCGGGCACATGTGTTCCGTGCAGAAGACAGGGTTCGTCGGCACATGGTGCGTCCTTGTCCAGTAAGGGAAATGTTTGTCGCAAGCACTCATCAAAACGCCCGGTTCCTAGCAGGTACGGGTTGTCGCCCGGGTGTAACGGTTTGCCATCGATCGTGGTACGGAGGCCGGCGGGAAGGCAGGGGTCGGGAAATTCCTTAATTCCATCTGTTCCACTAGCTGTTCGAAGTGCTTCAAGATAACGTCTCCGCGCCTCACGAACACCAAACTCAAGCCAAGATGTGACAAAAACTCGGTACTCTTGTGGGGAACCATCGACGTTACGCAGCCGCAGCAATGTCAAGTCGTTCGCGTGTTTCTCGGTTTCCGTCATATTCGGGGCGAAAGCGATTTGCGCGGACGCACCACCCATATCCAAGAAGCCGTAAGTGTGATGTCCCTTGCCGTGATCGTGACCCTTGGGCTCGTCAAAGCTACCTAGCAGGTAATTGGTCGCAACCCATCCGTACAGACCTTCAGTCACACCGGGAATTACCTGAATATGAACATCGCAATCGGGGAGCAGAAAGTCGGAATTGGCGCGGGCGTACGAGCAGATCTGATCGAGAAGTAATTGTCGTTCCATGTTTGGCAGCAATCGCATTCCCGCGGTGGCGAGCAGGAAAATGGGGGTGTCCCGAACGGCATCATCGGGGACGATCTCGCGCGCGTGTTTGAGGAGTTCCGCAAGGTGATCAGGGCCAATCAGTTCGGGTCTATCAGCGAAGGACGACACTCCTAAAGAACCTGTTAGACTGGCGACGTCGTATCAATACGTGGTGATCCTACCAGGCTGAATCTTCTTGGTCCACTCCGTCTTGGTCTTGATCTCCGGAAGCGACTTTACATCCTTGTCACTCGACAGCTTACGTGCAACGGCATTGTCCAACCAACGATAGACGTGTACACGAGTCCCAGACGAACCCGCGTCCAGGACAACACCATAACGCCCTATATCCAACGATTAGCGTTTGCCACGATCGCCACTAGGAGTTCGAGGATTGCGAGTCGACGCACATTTACCCATTGGAGACGGCCGGGAGCGAATATTAGCGGATTATTAGGGATTATAATCTAAAGAAGCATGACAGAGCAGTGGTGATTGCGGAGAGCGAGCGGAAGGGCGATGCGACAACGGAGGGTCGATCCGTTTGGAGGCGGTTCAGTCGAGGCCAGTCGAAGCCGCCGTTCTTGAGCGTAAGGAAgcgagaggaagaggaggagaagagtaTGATGAGAGGATatagaagaggaagaagagaggagacCCTGAACGAACGAATGATGCAAGACAGAAATGAAAAagcgaagagaaaaagggagGGAGAAACCTGGATGAGCCCGCTGCCGATCATCCCCGGTTCCGGTTTAGCGCCACGCCGTTGTCGAATGGTACGAGTATTTACAGTACGGTATTGCCATTCTTCAATGTGGAGTACTTACTCCTGTCCAAGTGGTGGTACATGTATAACTATGACACTCTATTTACACTGCATTTTGTCCATTTTATTCTATATAACTGAGCAGTACTTGCACACTCTCTGTACTGTCCTACTTTGTAAGTAGTGGGATATAAATAAATGACTGACGTACGCATCGGCCCCCGGAAAGCAGCATGATTGGCTGGGGTTGACGTGCATTCGTCATCGCCGCCGCCAGTGGAGCTGTTTCCGGGCGAATCACCGCCCCGGCTTTTCCCGGGGTCTGGACCCTGATACTGTTTGCCCTATACCCCATACTACTACTCTTCACTGCTACTCTATTTGCGGCAAACACTCGCCTTACACTGAGACAATTGCTAATACCACAACCCATCGTTCGGTTTGATACCCCGTTCTCTGCAATACTCGTAGTACAAATGCGCATAGCTGAACAGGTCCATCGTGTTCTTCAAACTATCGTCGTCGTGGAAATACTCCAGACTCCCGGTGATGGTAAACACCACCTCCGCACCCTTCCCCATATGCAGCGTGT
This region of Aspergillus chevalieri M1 DNA, chromosome 4, nearly complete sequence genomic DNA includes:
- the YND1 gene encoding putative nucleoside diphosphatase (Ynd1) (COG:F;~EggNog:ENOG410PH76;~InterPro:IPR000407;~PFAM:PF01150;~TransMembrane:1 (o516-535i);~go_function: GO:0016787 - hydrolase activity [Evidence IEA]) translates to MGRYGVVLDAGSSGTRVHVYRWLDNAVARKLSSDKDVKSLPEIKTKTEWTKKIQPGVSSFADRPELIGPDHLAELLKHAREIVPDDAVRDTPIFLLATAGMRLLPNMERQLLLDQICSYARANSDFLLPDCDVHIQVIPGVTEGLYGWVATNYLLGSFDEPKGHDHGKGHHTYGFLDMGGASAQIAFAPNMTETEKHANDLTLLRLRNVDGSPQEYRVFVTSWLEFGVREARRRYLEALRTASGTDGIKEFPDPCLPAGLRTTIDGKPLHPGDNPYLLGTGRFDECLRQTFPLLDKDAPCADEPCLLHGTHVPAIDFDVNHFIGISEYWHTTHEIFEMGHKDKAYDFNTYQERVKSFCSQDWDSIERGLLQHRWGKKVDQEKASEICFKASWIINVLHNGIGVPRVGLENTTGSGHNGTKEVLSHTKDKGYLDPFQAINKIDSTEVSWTLGKMVLYASSQIPADADEALPVGFGSNSAGVPNDFQYPSVDLLPDPDGLHSEHWHDTLFDGDSPRRVPGFLLFLLIIIMALFFLCGRTRRSRIYHKINNMFCGAPSHSHYPKKRKFFGGKMPFFGRRSPSYERVLEDGARDFDLGPSESRGNSLDEGRRSFDADSKGLQPPRRASTWGSGNSTPTFKYSNDNSSTGTIGLGITAGTGVSAMDRAGLAVRTEGRDHLSPVALGPTNNGRRSRTGSPARSHHQKSPVMTPLAHD